The Hemicordylus capensis ecotype Gifberg chromosome 6, rHemCap1.1.pri, whole genome shotgun sequence genome window below encodes:
- the LOC128331250 gene encoding olfactory receptor 6B1-like has translation METTEWRNQTVVTEFILLGFGDSRKLHIISFLLFLAIYVFTTTENIFIIGLIASNNHLHTPMYFFLGNLSCMEIFYISNILPKLIAIFLTGDRSISVWGCIVQFYFFASLASTESALLSVMSYDRYLAICKPLHYVTIMNSKVCLHMAAWCWLSGFAAILVVPHLMSRVIFCGPNIIDHFFCDLTPIMKMSCGDIHELKLMTFILAFMFILPPFLLTLVSYIFILRTILKIPSSTGRQKAFSTCSSHLIVVTIFFGSLCIVYVLPRTETLRELNKVFSVFYTIITPLVNPLIYSLRNREVKEAFRKIFRKIHV, from the coding sequence ATGGAAACCACAGAATGGAGAAATCAGACAGTTGTTACAGAATTCATTCTCCTTGGATTTGGAGACAGCAGAAAGCTACATATTATTTCCTTTCTCCTGTTTCTAGCCATCTACGTTTTTACCACAACAGAAAATATTTTCATCATTGGATTAATAGCATCCAACAATCATCTCCACACCCCTATGTATTTCTTCCTGGGAAATTTGTCCTGCATGGAGATCTTCTACATTTCAAATATCTTGCCTAAACTAATTGCCATCTTCCTGACTGGGGATAGAAGCATTTCAGTTTGGGGCTGTATTGTCCAGTTTTATTTctttgcctccctggcttctactGAATCTGCTCTACTATCTGTGATGTCTTATGATCGCTATTTGGCTATATGCAAACCACTGCATTATGTAACCATTATGAACAGTAAGGTCTGCCTCCATATGGCAGCCTGGTGTTGGCTCAGTGGGTTTGCTGCAATACTGGTAGTACCACATTTGATGTCAAGAGTAATATTCTGTGGTCCAAATATCATTGACCACTTCTTCTGTGACCTTACTCCAATAATGAAAATGTCTTGTGGTGATATACATGAACTGAAACTTATGACCTTCATACTTGCATTCATGTTCATCTTGCCTCCATTTCTGTTGACTCTAGTCTCTTACATTTTCATACTAAGAACCATCCTGAAAATCCCATCATCTACTGGAAGGCAAAAAGCTTTTTCAACTTGTTCCTCTCACCTTATTGTGGTTACCATTTTCTTTGGGTCGCTATGCATTGTTTATGTGCTTCCAAGGACTGAAACATTACGGGAACTCAACAAAGttttctctgtcttttacaccatcATAACACCTCTGGTCAACCCTCTTATCTATAGCCTGAGAAACAGGGAAGTAAAGGAGGCCTTTAGGAAAATTTTCAGGAAAATACATGTATAG